GGTCGGTGCGCAGCAGCGCCTCGACGGAGCTGTTGAATTCTTCGAAGAGCTGGGCGAACGTGTCGACCCGCTCGGCCGGCCAGTCGCTCAGCGCCCGTTCCAGCAGGGCGGTCCGGGCGGTGCGCAGTCGTTCACAGGCCGACAGGCCGGCCTCGGTGACCGCCAGCCGGGAGGCCCGGCCGTCCGCCGGGTCGGCCTCGCGACGGGCCAGACCGGCCTTGACCAGCTGGGCGACCTGCCGGCTGACCGTCGACGGGTCGGCCTGTTTCAGGTCGGCGAGGTCGGTCACCCGCATCGGGCCCATCGCGCCCAGTGGCAGCAGCAGCATCAGCGCGGAGAACTCGGCACCGAGGTCTCCGGTCTTGAGCATGCCTCTGAACCGCGGCCCCATCCGGATCAACCGGATGATTTCCTCGGACAACCGCGATGCGCCGGCCGTGGCGGTCTGCTCGTCGTGCACGTGATTGCCGTCCTCAGGAGTGTGGGGACAATACGTGTAGCGTACAAGTTGTTGCGTGATGAACACATGGGGGTGGGCCGGCTCGGCCGGGGTCAGCGCATGCGCCAGACCCCGGTTCGCAGTTCGCCGGTCTCCTCCAGGCTCTCCGGGACCGGCACCACGTACTCGGTGATCAGCTCGAAGAGCCGTTCCGGGAAATACCCACGCCCGGGGTCGCCAACCAGCACCGACGCACCGTTTCGCCGGAAGTCGCGCAATTGCCCGGCCATCAACGGGGCGACGGTGGGGCTGTAGAAGACGTCGCCGGCCAGGACCAGCTCCGGCTGGTCCGGCGGTTCGGCCAGGGTGACCCCGTTGGCGGCCGCGTTGCGGTGCGCGGCGGCGACCGCGTCCGGATCGATGTCGGTGGCGGCCACCAAGGCGGCGCCGCAGCGGGCGGCGGCGATCGCGGCCACCCCGGAACCGGTGGCCACGTCCAGCACCCGGCGGCCGGCCGCCTCCGCCGGATGATCCAGCAGGTACCGGGCCAGGGCCTGGCCACCGGCCCAGACGAACGCCCAGAACGGCGGCGGGACGTCGCTGCGGAACTCGCCGCCGGTCAGGTCGAAGAGACCGACCGGGGCGTTGACCAGGTGCAGGGAGATCTCCGGGGCCAGCGGGACCGGGAGCAGGGCTGTCGGCGCGTCGAGCACCCGGCGATTGTCCGCCTGCCGGCGGTGCGCCGCGCGGGGTTTTCCGGCCTTGTCCGGCCGGGCCGTGTCCTGTTCCCTCAGACCAGGGCGGTGACCGGCGGGTTCGCCATCAGCAGCCGGGCGCGGTACTCGGCGCGCAGCTCGGCGGCCCACGGGGTGTCCTCATCCGCCAGCAGCGGGCGGGCGGCCAGGAAGGCGGCCGCGGTCAGCGGACGGGCGGCGCGCTCCGGCGAGCGGCCCTCGGCCGCCATGATCAGCTCATCGAAGGTGTGCACGTCGACCCGGACACGCTCGGCGTCCAGGTGGTAACGCCCGAACCGGCCGACCACCACCGAGTCACGGCCGCGCACGCCCGGCTCCAGCGCCTCGCGCAGCACCTTGAGGTCCGCCCGGACCACCGCCGGGGGGACGTCCACCAGGTCGGACAGCTCCACAAGCGACTGCTCGCCGTGCAGCGCCAGGAGGGCGAGCAGCCGGCGCGGGCGGTCACCGCCGAAGTCGTCGCCCGCGAGGCGGATGCCACGGGTGCGGACTTCGATGCTGCCGAAGAGCTGGATGTCGAACATGATGCAAAATCGTGTCGGCGACGGCAGGCAGCGGCAAGCCCCAATGCGGGGGGTGCCCTCGGCCGAAAGACTGGTTACCGCGGCCGCTCGGCTGGCAACCTGGCGTCCTCGTGGCGCAACGGCCGCCTGTTGGTAGGGCGGGCAGGGTGGTGGGTAGTCCTTAGACTGCGCGGGGCTCATCGGGCCGAACCGCTGACAGAGGATGGTGTACGCATGGG
This window of the Actinoplanes oblitus genome carries:
- a CDS encoding MarR family winged helix-turn-helix transcriptional regulator, translating into MLKTGDLGAEFSALMLLLPLGAMGPMRVTDLADLKQADPSTVSRQVAQLVKAGLARREADPADGRASRLAVTEAGLSACERLRTARTALLERALSDWPAERVDTFAQLFEEFNSSVEALLRTDLGAPPRETA
- a CDS encoding class I SAM-dependent methyltransferase — encoded protein: MLDAPTALLPVPLAPEISLHLVNAPVGLFDLTGGEFRSDVPPPFWAFVWAGGQALARYLLDHPAEAAGRRVLDVATGSGVAAIAAARCGAALVAATDIDPDAVAAAHRNAAANGVTLAEPPDQPELVLAGDVFYSPTVAPLMAGQLRDFRRNGASVLVGDPGRGYFPERLFELITEYVVPVPESLEETGELRTGVWRMR